The sequence CAGGGTGCCGGCGTTCTGCTCGGTCGGCTTGAACTCGGAGAAGTTCTCGAAGTCGGTGAAGAGGGAGAACATGACCTGGTTGCGGACATGGGCGATCTGCAGCTCGGAGAGCACATTGCGCAGGTGCTCGGCGGCGCGGGCGCCACCCATGGAGCCGTAGGAAACGATGCCGGCGGCCTTGTTGTTGAACTCGACGTTCAGGTAGGACAGGGCGTTCGCCAGTGCCGGGGTCAGCGTGTGGTTGTACTCGGCGGTCACGAAGATGAAGCCGTCAAACTCGCTGATCTTGGCAGACCATGCCTTAGTGTGGTCATTCTGGTAGTTCTGGTAGGCGGCCGGGTAGGCCTCGTCCAGGAGCGGGAGGTTGAAGTCTGCGATGTCGACAAGTTCGAACTCGGCGTCGGTGCGGCCGGCGGTCTGGGACAGAACCCAGTCGGCTACGCCCTTGTTGTTGCGGCCCGGACGGGTGCTGCCGGTGACAATAGCAATCTTGGTCATGTGGTAAACCCCTTCAGGTTGTTGACACGTCGTCGTTTGTTGACATGTCAATCATGCACGAGGGAAACTTGAATTGTCAACCATAAAGAAGGGGAGGCCGATCGTGAGCTC is a genomic window of Arthrobacter sp. Marseille-P9274 containing:
- a CDS encoding NADPH-dependent FMN reductase produces the protein MTKIAIVTGSTRPGRNNKGVADWVLSQTAGRTDAEFELVDIADFNLPLLDEAYPAAYQNYQNDHTKAWSAKISEFDGFIFVTAEYNHTLTPALANALSYLNVEFNNKAAGIVSYGSMGGARAAEHLRNVLSELQIAHVRNQVMFSLFTDFENFSEFKPTEQNAGTLAPMLDQLIPWSRAMEAVRAEAAVASN